From Catharus ustulatus isolate bCatUst1 chromosome 6, bCatUst1.pri.v2, whole genome shotgun sequence, a single genomic window includes:
- the TMED10 gene encoding transmembrane emp24 domain-containing protein 10 — translation MPLPPLPGRPRLGRAPLPPLLLLLLLVGPARPISFQLPGKARKCLREEIHRDTLVTGEYDISAPPGSSSGPSANLKITDSAGHILYAKEDATKGKFAFTTEDYDMFEACFESKLPVGTGRMPDQLVTLDMKHGVEAKNYEEIAKVEKLKPLEVELRRLEDLSESIVNDFAYMKKREEEMRDTNESTNTRVLYFSIFSMCCLIGLATWQVFYLRRFFKAKKLIE, via the exons atgccgctgccgccgctgcccggccgcccccgcctcgggcgggccccgctcccgccgctgctcctgctgctcctgctggtggGCCCGGCGCGGCCCATCTCCTTCCAGCTGCCGGGCAAGGCGCGGAAGTGCCTGCGGGAGGAGATCCACCGCGACACGCTGGTCACGGGCGAGTACGACATCAGCGCCCCGCCGGGCTCCTCCAGCGGACCCTCCGCCAACCTCAAG ATAACTGACTCGGCTGGGCACATCCTGTATGCCAAGGAGGATGCCACCAAGGGCAAGTTTGCCTTCACCACTGAAGACTATGATATGTTTGAGGCCTGCTTTGAGAGCAAGCTTCCTGTTG GAACAGGGAGGATGCCGGACCAGCTCGTGACTCTGGATATGAAGCATGGCGTTGAAGCAAAGAACTACGAGGAG ATTGCTAAAGTGGAGAAGTTGAAACCCCTGGAAGTAGAATTGAGGCGTTTAGAAGATCTTTCAGAGTCCATTGTTAACGACTTTGCTTATATGAAGAAACGAGAAGAGGAGATGAGAGACACAAATG AGTCAACAAACACCCGAGTTCTGTACTTCAGCATTTTCTCCATGTGCTGCCTCATCGGACTGGCCACCTGGCAGGTTTTCTACCTGCGTCGCTTCTTCAAGGCCAAGAAGCTGATTGAGTAA